GAGTCTTTTTGAAGGGGTTCTACTGCAGTGGAGTAAAGTGCCTGTCTGGACCTCCTTAAATTATGCGAGTGAGGCGCAATACGCCTTAGAGCCGATGATAGCATTGTAATTAAAAAGagtgttttttattaaatctataTACTGGAAATATTGCTTTATCAGTTTTTTGGCGAATTTATTAGCAAATTCATCTCTAGCACTTGCTAGACAATAACATATGACCtaacctaaaatattttagggaaTCGCCATTAAATCATTCAATGGCGGTTCCgggttttaaatttggaaaaatacaGGAGATTCGATTGaaataatgtgaaaattaaggagtttttttattttaaaagatttgtACATGTAAATAATGTAAGTTTCAATAtataaagtcaaaaatttattgtttacctGATAATTATGTAGAGAATGTAGATAATTCAATAaaccatgtttttttttggcctatgctaaattttttttactgtttaagTTCAATTTACCctaaattattctaaaaatgcCAATTCTTGTGCATTTTCCACCTTATCCCTTTATAACTTAGTCCAGTGAAACATCTGCGATATACATGTAATGCGGTGATTTAAGGTAGATGAATAGGACCACATTCCCCTCGCAGATCCCTTtacgaatatttttaaaaattatgaaactacAGAATGTCCCGAAAAAGGAGTATCAAGTTATTAACAGGCGGGTAAATGGCCATGTACCACAAAAAGTATGATAAGGAGATAAAGGGGGCTGATATAGTAAAACAACAGGAATTTGAACTCAACAATTAATTCAAGAATATCTTTGTAttgcataaaataaacaatatatatatttacataGATATAAAGGTgtatgttttcttttattacctCTTACTGATTACATGATTTAGAGCGTTTTATACttgataatttgaaatattgtataagaaattttcttcGCCATAATATCAACAATTTATTCTTTCaatctattattttaaaaataatgattagTTAATGagtatttaatataattatgaacaaaattgcagcattttttgtttaaaccaTGTCATTTTGGTAAGGTTGGTAAGCTCTGAATACTAAAAcacatatttctttttgattaaaaagaaCGTTTTTCAAACTTCAGATCTCTTTCACTCAGTAACGGATTTATGGGTTATACCCTTCTAAGAACCCTTTTGTTGATATACTTGGAGATAATGATTTCTTTTTACAGCAACTTTATAATGGTCTTCTTGCTAGATTGAAAATAAGGTACAACAATGTCAAGTTTTTCGTTCGTATAACGCCCAAAATCCTTAATTGTCATTACTCGATACGGAAAGGCGTCCGCAGCTCTACTACATATAGCTTAGCTATTCATAGttacaaatttttactcaGCTTACTCAGTTATTATTAAGGGGCCTTAATTACTTTCGGTTCCTCACGAGGTTGttgtacataaataatttttttccgccATAATGTCAACAAGTTATCCGTTCTActatctatttaaaaaaaaataattattagttattaagCAGTGAAGATAACTATGAgcaaaatttcagaattttctgtttaaaacATCTCATTGTAGTTGATTTGGTAATCACTAAATTCTGGTTTTTACTATCTAACCCAAAGCTATAACgaacattcaaataaaattttgtttagaagTTCAATCTGATCAACACTAGAGGGTCATAAATCATATTACTACATAGTATTAAAGTTTTATACTTTTCTGTTATCTAAAAGCTCAACAagatttatatcaaatttaatccAACAAAGCATATGTGATTCTAAATATAGTTTCAACGATTTACGACATTTATAAACATTGCATGTATATGCTTTCCTTtggaattagaaaaaattgcagtCCATTTATTCTGGTAGATGAATGATATTTGACGACAAATGCGgctcttttaaatttattggaaatCTCCATTGAAATGAGATATTACATCCTTTATATccagtttcaataaaatgtaaagaaataaaatatcaagaaaaatacttaaaattcgCTATAttccgaatatttttcttaaaataaatataaacgtataagaaaattataataattctcAATGTTTCgttcattaaatataaaatgtactTACCATTTTATCAGTATTAAGTTCATTGagtctatttttaaatggtattttttaacacaaattaattttacttcaaataGGCCGCAAACATCAAGTATTGCTGATGgttattcctgaaaatttttccCCCATAGCAAGGACTAATAATACTCATTTGTATCTAcgtatgtaaatatttactaaagTGATCGAATTCCGCATTAAAATCGTTGACCTAATGAACAGATGTAATTTTGCAGGTACTAACCACCTATTTGAGAAAATCTGCATGTTTCTtgttttttcagaatttctcACTAAATTTTGCTGTTTTAGCAAGAATCTAAGGACTAGTTCGATTGTAAAAACAACATTAAGATATTATGCGCTGAGCCTATgcataatttagaaatttctcTGTTGCGAggataacaaattatttttttacattacgAGGTAATTAAACGTTACATGGGCGTTTTAATGGCTTAAAAAATCGcctattttctatttatatccGAACTTTCAGTTCATATAAACAGCTGTTAACGCGGGGTTTTGAGGCACGTATGCCCGAGGTGTTTAAGAAATTCAATTGTTTACTGTTGTCATTATTTAAAGAAGCAAAACAGaaaataagattaaaaaacatattaataattttagaaaaaaaaacaagagaTTCATAGTTTGTGGCCATTGCAGAGGAGAATAGGCATAAAGCTGTTCAATTTTGAGACCTTCGCAGTTTGTTTTCTTATCTCTGGATTTGTGCATATTCtatagaataaataaatattttggcaataagattttttccttttttccattttttgaatttcttaattactagttttcaaattttcaatttcaatatgttccaatttctaatttaatgaATCTACTTGAAGTGAAATTTGGATGCAATCAATAACATATCAAACAAAGTTCAACAGCTTCTTGGAATTCCACAATCAAAGGTGGTTCCATTTGCTCTAAGAATAGTACGTGACACTCACTACCAAACGTTTAGAGCGATCgtataaaaatctcttctaTAATTAGTTTACgctccattaaaaaaatgtccaagaGCGTTTTTTTGAAGTATTCTTGTGAGACAAAcgatgttttaaatattttctggtgTTGAACGTTCCCATAAATTAACTTTTGGAATTATTGGAAACCGTCTAGAAATTGTACGATTATTTTATATGAACAAAGGCGCAGGAAGGGGATTGGCACGTTTTTATTGACCAAACAATATTAAGCCAATATCgattaaatattacattacaCATTTTAGCTTGGTACATCTAAAATGCCGAAAGGCAAGAagaagaaatccaaaaatagcaaaaatggggataaaggcaaaaaaaaGGTGACCTCCAAAGGACGGCGAGGGGGAGGGAAGAAATCCAGGAATAAGAGCGCTAGGTATACAGGATGATAAAAAACCATGCACTGGATTGTGTAATTGATTTGTAGATGTAATGTGGATATTTTCACCGAGGCCGCAATGGAAAACGCTTATACCACCTGCCACAACGTTCAAGACTTGTTAAAGTGGAGAGGCTTTCCATGGCCTGACGCccagaagaagaagaaaaagggGAAAAAATAACGTTGGAAAATTCGATTTGTGTATGCTTGTGGtctgtgttttttcaaaatttgatccaaaaaaataaaactctgATCATAATTCGATTTACCTGTTTGTTTTCTGGAAAGGCAGTTCTTGATGCCAAGAAACCAAACGAACGAAAAACGACACGAGGCATTTTTCAGCGGTTCCACTCGCCCTCCGAATATCTTTAGGAGACTATAAATAGAGAAAGAACAGGccatttttaaacaagtttACTCGCGCTTTCCTAAGTGAATAGTTCATTGccttcaaatattttgtaactGTGCTTTTAGTGCTTTCTTATTATTGGTGAGTTTGCCAGTGAGAATTTTCCAATGCGtcgaaatatgtttttttatcatttctgAAAAGTTCCCTTCAAGTATGATGAAAACCCGAAGGTGCTTTCCTGGAGATCATTAAACACTAATGAAATGTAAAGTTGAATTCTCTGAGAAATCCTTAGGTATCTTCTAAAGAAGAGCAGTTTTAAAGCTCCTTTTAAGGATATCCTTTATATAGGATTTacataagttaaaaataaaagatattttatattatcgTTTAGGCCGGTTTGAGGTTCccaaaaatgaacatttttcaacattttttccaaattcaaaaatttcaaaattttgaatctctgcaaaataattgaGAATCTCCAAGAAAAACTTCCTGGGAAACCTCAACGGATTGAAGATGAAACAGTACAAAACGATCTAACTCACTCCTTAATAACTGCACCTGAATAAGTTAA
This DNA window, taken from Euwallacea similis isolate ESF13 chromosome 5, ESF131.1, whole genome shotgun sequence, encodes the following:
- the LOC136409104 gene encoding small lysine-rich protein 1 — protein: MPKGKKKKSKNSKNGDKGKKKVTSKGRRGGGKKSRNKSARCNVDIFTEAAMENAYTTCHNVQDLLKWRGFPWPDAQKKKKKGKK